The sequence TTGATCAGCGCAGTGCGATCTGGAGAATTTTATGAGCAATTTTATCGCAGGTATCCACGTTCCTGATAGCCGGATGGCGCGGGACGCAACGCAACTGGTTCGAGACACTGAAACGGATTTATTGTTTCATCATTCGACTCGGGTATTTTTATTTGGCGCATTGACTGGAGAGCGCAAAAAGCTGAAGTACGATCCAGAACTGCTTTACATCGGCGCCATGTTCCATGATATGGGGCTCATCGAGACATATAGTAGCAAACATGACCGCTTCGAAGTGGATGGCGCAAACGCCGCACGTGATTTTTTAAAGGGATACGGTATTGGCGAGGCTGATATTGAGCAGGTGTGGGACGCCATCGCATTGCATACTACGCCGGGAATTACACAATACAAGAAACCTGTTGTGGCACTGGTCACGGCGGGTGTCGAAATGGATGTGCTGGGTTTTGCCTATAGCGATTTTACCGATGCGCAGCGAAACCAGATTGTGCAAGCGCATCCGCGTGGTCTGCATTTTAAAGATAATATTATTGATGCTTTTGCTAAAGGTACCCGTCATAAACCGGAGACAACTTTCGGCAATATCAAGGCCGATGTACTGGCACTTAAAGATCCCACTTATAAACGCATCAATTTTTGTAGCCTGATTCTTAAGTCATCATGGAACGACGATAATCAGAATGGGATTTGCTGCAACAATCCCGGTCATCATAAGAGCGTTTAATCTTCCGACTTTCCATGGCACCCACTTTCTATATTTAGCCCACGCTACTATTACCGTGGTTTCTCATTTACAAGGGATCTGTCTTCCAGGCTATTGAATCGATGGCTTTTGTTGACTAGCGAATGGGTGCAATTTGATCGCTTTGTTGCTGTGGCGGCCCATCAATGATCGTATCAAGCGGATCGGTGTTGTTTCGGCCAGACGATTTCACTTCAATCGGATCAAGTGCGGTGCGTAGGCGCGGTAATGCCTGTGGATAATGAGCGGCGATGAAGGAAATCATTTCTTCACGGATGATGCAACGTAAATCGAAAGCGGTACCAGAATCTTGGGCGCTTGTGAGTAGACGAACTTGCATCGCCCGTTCGTTGACATCTGTTATGTGGAGCACACAGACCCGGCCATCCCATAACGGCGAGGACTTGCAAATGCGTTCAAATTCGACGCGTAATGCTGGTACCGGCACTACAAAATCCAGCCACAAAAAAACGGTGCCGAGAATTGTGGAGGAATTATGTGTCCAGTTTTCAAATGGGTTCTCGATGAACCATTGTAGTGGCACGATCATGCGACGTTCATCCCAGATGCGTATCACAACAAAAGTGCCGGTAATTTCTTCTACGCGTCCCCATTCGCCTTTGACGATGAGAACATCATCGATTCGTATTGGCTGGGAAAACGCTATTTGTAGTCCTGCAATAAAATTACCAAGAACCGGTCGCGCCGCCATACCGGCGACCAACCCAGCCACGCCCGCAGATGCTAACAAGCTTGCGCCAAATTGTTTGGCTCCGGGCAAGGTGAGTAGGACGAAACCAAGTCCGAGCAGGCCAACGATAAAATGTGCGCTGCGCGCCAGTACGCGGGTTTGCGTCAGGATTCGACGCGCCTTTAGATTGTCGATCACGTCGGCTGGGTTGCGATTGACTACGGTGACAGTGACCGCCTTGATGCATTGCATGGCGAGCCAGGTAAGTGCAAGAATGAGGCCGACTGAGGTCAGGTAAGACAAAGGCACTAGCCATGGCGTATCTTCCGGCGCGCCGGTTAGCACTATTCGGATCGCGAATAGCAGCATGCAAACCTGACTCGCACGAAACGCGATGATGGTTGCATTGGTCGTAAACGGTCGATTACCGGCTATACGCCGTAACAGAAAAATTCCTGCGCGATGCAATATTGCGGCAAGTAGGCATGCCACGAAAGCGGTAGTAAGAGCGATCAGACCCGAACGTAATGGTCCCTGATGTATCTCGGACAAAAAGCTGAAATCCATAGGCAAATATTTCCTCCGTACATGAAGCATACAGGAAGGCTCGCCTGACCGGTGTTATCGGGGGCTAAGCGCCTTACTCGCGTATGAGAAAAATGCTATTTTAGCTATGGATGTTTTACGGATTAAAATGAGTTTGGCGATCTGAAGTATGAATGTTGTCTAGCAAATCCGCATAGCGTTTTTAGTGAAGCAGGTGAGCAAATGTCGAGGCCAGTAATCAATTACGATAGCTGTGCCGTTCTTCTCCGGTTGCTCTGACCAGTATAGCAATCTCTTGCGCATTTTTTTTGTAACTGAAATTGGCAGTAAAAAGCCGACTGGGAAGTCGGCTTTTGTTTGACTTATAAATTCTGGTTTACCATTAATTCATTCGTCAAATCAGTTCTTCAGCTTATTCGGTCAATTGAAATTAAGCAAAATTCGCTGCAGCAAAATCCCAGTTTGCCAATGCCCAGAATGCTTCCAGGTATTTTGGACGAGCATTGCGGTAGTCGATGTAATACGCGTGTTCCCACACGTCCACTGTGAGCAGTGGTTTTGCATCGGTTGTCAGTGGTGTTGCAGCGTTTGAAGTCGAGACCAGATCCAGCGAGCCGTCAGTCTTTTTGACCAGCCATGCCCAACCGGAACCAAAGGTGCCAACTGCGCATTTGGTCAATTCAACTTTGAAGTTGTCGAACGAACCCCATTTAGCATTGATCGCATCAGCCAGAGCGCCGGTAGGTGCGCCGCCGCCATCTGGGGACAAGCTGTTCCAGTAGAACGTATGGTTCCAGATTTGCGCTGCGTTGTTGAAAACGCCGCCAGAAGATTTCTTGACGATATCTTCTAGTGAGGCGGTTTCGAATTCTGTACCTGGAACCAGATTGTTCAGATTGGTCACATAGGTTTGGTGATGCTTGCCGTAATGGAATTCCAGTGTTTCTTTGGAAATGTGAGGTGCCAATGCATCAAGTTCATACGGTAGGGGTGGGAGTGTGTATGCCATGGTGTGTCCTTTCTAAGTTTTATGGGGCTACTGAGACCCTGTTAGGTCTGTTGTGTTTTGTCCTGCTTTGTGCAAATCAGGGCAACGTTAAATCCGCCTTCAAACCGATTACATAAACCAATTCCGGTACTGCGATGCTTTCCAACCTTTCGTACGGCTCCAGTTTTTACAAGCATCATCTTGCTGACCGTGATCGCTTTATGAAGGGTTTTTGCGCTACCTAACCACAGAGATTCCACAGGTTCAAGGGCGTTATTGTAAAGCGCTTATCTATTCCATGCAGCAATCAGACGAATTCAAATACCTTTATTGCAAAGTCACGCTAGTCGAACGTTGGCTGGACACTATCAATACCGACTTTCGCACTACCTTCTGCCAACTGTATTGTGACGATCTGACGCGGTTGGAGTTCCTTTGGCGCGCGCAAAACGGTGCCTTTTGCATTGGTCACAATGGCGTAACCACGCTCAAGTGTCCGTTGTGGATTTAGCAATTCCAGTTGCGCATTAAGTGCCTTTAGTGCGACCCGGGATTGTTTGTTTTGGTTCGTGAGCGCATGTTCGAGGCGCCGTGTTTGCTCTAGTAAAAGAATTCTTGCGCGGCGCGTGTCCGGTAATTGTGCGGTTAAGCGTGTTCGCAAATGCAGAAGGCTATAGCGCGACTGTCTTAACGGAATAGTAGTGGCGTGCATCAATCGGGTTTGCAGGGTTTGTGATTTCAGGCGCTCATGGCCGATTGTGGTCGCAGGGCTAACCAGGCGACGGGTTAGCCAGTCAAGGGTCTGGCCGGTTTCGCCGAGTTGTCTGCGGACTGCGCGAGTCATATCAGCGGCATTGCTTGCTATTAACGACAGCCAGTCGTTGCGGGGGATTGCTGCCAGTTCGGCGGCAGCCGTCGGGGTCGCTGCACGGACATCGGCAGTGAAATCGGCAATCGTGACATCAGTTTCATGACCGACGCCGGAAATAACCGGCATCGTTGCCGCAGCGATGGCACGGGCGACGCTTTCATCATTGAATGACCAGAGATCTTCAATACTGCCACCGCCGCGGCAGACCAGCAATACCTGGCATTCGTTACGCGATGAGGCGGTGTTGATTGCTTTAGCAATTTTTTCCGCGGCACCTTCGCCTTGAACCGGCGTGGGATAGATGACCACGCGGACATGCGGTGCGCGGCGGGCCAGCGCTGTCAGAATGTCGCGTAGCGCTGCCGCTTGCAGACTGGTAACAACGCCGATACAGGTGACGAACTGTGGGATAGGGCGCTTGCGAACAGGATCGAAAAGACCCTCTGCATTGAGTTTTTCTTTAAGTCGTAAAAATGCTTCGTATAGGTTTCCAGCGCCAGCCCGGCGGATGGCCTCTACATTTAGTTGGTAGTCGCCACGCGGTGCATAGAGCGTGACCAGGGCGCGTACCTCGACCTTATCTCCCTCGCGCGGGGTAAATCCGGCATGTTGCGCACGGCCTTTGAACATGACCGAGCGCACTTGTGCACCGTCATCTTTTAGCGTGAAATACCAATGACCGGAGGCCGCCTTCGTAAAGTTGGATATTTCGCCGGAAACCCACGTTAAGGGGAAACTGCGTTCTAACATACGCGCCACGGCCTGATTGAGGGCGGAGACAGAGAGCACGGGTGCGCTGCCGACGCGACTGTCGGCGGGTGGGGCGAAAAGCATTGAGACCTTCGGTGAGTGGCTTAGTTATTTATTTGCAAAAACACAATGGGATGTCATTCGAATGGCATTTAAATGTGACTTATTATTTGGCTGATTACTATGATTGCGTATTTGAAGCGATGCTACCCACACATTCAAGGCGCTATTGTAGAACGTAAAGCGACGAAAGACGGTCTGGAAGACACTTACTCGTTGTGCTCTTGGTTGCATCGCGAAAGGCCCATGACCAAAATACTGTGATCGATTTTTGCTGCACCTGTACGCAGTGTCTAAATAGTATTTGCAATCAACGACTTAAGTGTGTTGGAAGGTGCTTACACACAAAGTTATCCACATAATCTGTGGAAAAGTCCCGACGTGACGCGCAGGAATGCCTTTTTGGCGAATAATGGTCTGGCTAGCGTACTTTTGGACAAAGTGCGCGGATATTATCCACACCAATAAAAATCATTCTAATCAAGTACTTAACGCGAATCGGCCAGTCTTGTACACAAAGTTACCCACAATTTCTGTGGATAACTAAAAGGTTAAGACACGCTTGTCCTAAGCTTTGCTTTCTATTTTGGCTTCGGTTTCGGGTTTGGATTTGACTCCTGTTCGAATTTCGGTTTCGGTTGCACCTTTGCTTTTGCTTTTGCATTCGCTTTCTCTTTGGCTTTAACCTGGGCCAGTACTACCCGGTGAACGAAGTGCAACTTGTCCTGCACTGGCGTTGATAATTTGAAAGGATAAGAGTCAGGCGTACCGACACTTCTGTTCAGACTATTCAACACGTAAGTCAACGCAAACCAGTTACCGATTATTTCTTCGAATGAGTCGATTTTTAGAGGTGGCGCACTGATGACCATTTCAGGCTCGGCAGCCTTCGGTGGACTCAGCGATAGTCCGCAGGTGTGAGCGGTTTCGAGTGTATCAATCATGTGTAAGTAATGCGCCCACGTCTCTGCCCAGTCCTCCCACGGATGAGAACTGGCATAGATGCTGATGAAGTTTTTCTCCCAATCAGGCGGCGTGCCATTTTCGTAGTGGAGTTTCAGGCACTCGGCATAATCCTGGCGTTCATCGCCGAATAATTCTCGATAACTGTCTATCCAATCAGTGCCGGCAATCAATCGATCAAAATAGTAATGTCCGCTTTCGTGGCGGAAATGACCTAGCAACGTGCGATAACCTTCGTGCATTTGCTCGCGGGTGCGCTCACGTTCTGACGGATCGGCCTCTATCACGTTAATGGTAATCAAACCGTTATCATGGCCGGTCATCACCGGTTCCTCGCTCAAACCATCCTCTAGAAATTGAAAGGCTAGCCCGCGCTCTTCATCTTGCTGCTTCGTTAGTGGGCGAAGACCCAGCGACCAAAGAGAATAAAGAAGGCGGCGCTTGGCAGACTCCAGCCGTTGCCAAAAAAGATGGTTTTTTTCTTTCAGCAACGAGGGAATGATGACTGTCAACTGGCAAGAGGCGCAAAACTCATTTTCGTCATCTGCATCCAGCATCCAGTTACAGACATGCTGATTGACATAATTGCTACATTGTTTATAGAGGCGTCCGGCATCGGCCGGATTGAGACTGCGCCACTTGTTATCTTCAACTAATTCAAAACTATTGACCGCACGTTGCTCGGGTTGGTATCCGAGGGTGCTTTCACAACTGAAACATAAGGTGTTTTCAAAAAAAACTTGTTGTTTACATTTATCACAATGAAAAGTTTTCATGTTTTTCCTTATTTTTTTGTCAATTTGGTGTTTATCAACCTAAAAACTAAGAATGATATCAACGACCATAAATCACCTCTTTTGAATTACATTTGTATGCATTTTGTCGTTTTGTGTATTAGGGTTAGTAGTTCATTTTATATTATTAAATAACTATCAATGTGCTCTAGTCATGCGGAATGCTGCGGCACACTATTTTATTTTTGTTGGAGTTGGTCTGACGATTTATTTTTGGGTCAGCCAGACATAAAACGACTGTTTATTCACTCCCAGGGCTGGAAATCATGGCATTGCATAAATTGGGGGAGAGGAATACGCCACCCTTGCGTCCGAACTGCGCAGGAATCAAAACTCATTGCTAATCAAGTGCTTAGCCTACTTTAGACTGCTTTGTGCACAAAGTTATCCACAAATTCTGTGGATAACTATTTTTCTATTGCTGCGCATTAGTGTAAGTCTGTATGTGCGGATACCTCAGTTTTTTATGAACATAGTATTTCCACTGATTTACTTTACATCTGGTTATTTGTAACAAAAAATCCAAACCACTTACCCATTCTGAACAATGGCAAAAAGATGAACCGAATCAACGTGTTAGATTCTTCAAGGCTGAGTTGTTCACAAAGTTGTCCACAAAATCTGTGGAGAACTTTCTCGGTTGCAAATGGGAATATTCTTGAATTAGTTTGCTGCATTGCACTTTTTTAATGCAGGGATAAATAAACCTTTTAAAACAATGATTTAGATTTCTGCACTAGGACTTATCCACAATCTTATTCACAAAAAATGTGTGGAACTTTTCCTGCTCGGGGAATGAAGGAGCTGAATAGAATAAATCAACGATCGATGGGCTTGCTCACTTCGCCTCAACAGTTTACATTCTGCTTCCATTAGACAGACCTGTCTGCGGTCCTCTCAAGGAGTTTCTTTTGTTTGCCATTATTCAAGCTGCAGGCTGGCCGATCTGGCTGTTATTGTGTGCCTCCGTCATCGCTACTGCATTGATCATCGAGCGCTTGGTTTATTTGCGTCGCTCGCGTATTTTGCCACCGCAGTTGTTGCACGAGGTTATCCTGGTTTATCACAACGGGCGCGCTAACGCTGAAGTGATCACCAACCTGGAAAACAATTCCCCACTGGGACGCGTATTGGCTGCGGGTTTACGTAATGTCGATGCACCACGCGATATGATGAAAGAGGCGATCGAAGAAGCGGGGATGGCCACAGCGCATGAGTTGGCGCGGTTTCTGACGACCCTTGGAACGATTGCTTCGCTCGCCCCGCTGATGGGCTTATTCGGCACAGTGGTGGGGATGATTGAAATTTTTGGTGCGACCAATGGTGCGGGTACTGATCCCGCGCAACTGGGTCATGGGATTTCAGTGGCGCTCTACAATACCGCGTTTGGCATAGGTATCGCGATGCCCACGCTGGTTTTTTACCGCCATTTTCGGGCCACGATCGATAGTTTCATTGTCGCTATGGAACAGCAGGCGATCAAGTTTGTCGATATCGTCCATGGCGAACGGAAGTAAGTATTTTTCGACGTATACTGCGCAGCGTCAGACGACGGCATTACAAACGACGGACGAACGGATTGCAGGGTGGAGCAGTATCTGTTCTGGTGCATCATGTGCGGTTTGACGATGCCGCTCACTACGGTTTTGAAAAGTCTATGGGACAAAACGCAGAAATCAATTTCGGTGCGAACTTAGGTGCGAATTTAGGTAAGACCGAAGCAGGAATCAATGCCAGGAGGATCATGTATGAATTTTCGCAAAGGTAGAGCGCGCGAAGAAATTGAAATTAATTTGATTCCGTTCATTGACGTATTGTTGGTTATTGTGATTTTTTTGATGGTCACAACAACTTACAGCAACTTAACCACGCTAAAGATTACGTTACCGACCGCAGATGCAGGCAAGGCGATCGCGGAGCCGTTTCGTATTACAGTGGCGGTGACTGCGCAAGGTCAGTATGCGATAAATAAGGAGCAGGTGTCGTCGAGGGATGCTGAGGCATTAGCGCAGGATTTGAAGACGGCCGCACAAAGCGACCCCAATAAGTCAAAGGAAACGCCCGTGATTGTCATCAACGCGGATGCGATGTCGCCCCATCAAACGGTGATTAATGTGTTGGAGGCAGCGCGTTTAGCTGGTTTTGAGAAAGTGACATTTGCTGCACAGGCAGCCGCCCACAAGTAGTAAAAAGCAGGGATTGCTTGCTTTGTATCATGGCTTGTACGCATGTTGATCGATGTATTTCGATCAAGGTTTTTCGATCAATAGCATTACCTGACGCAGCGTGGTCGTTTATTGATGATAGATACGGTTCCTTCTTTCTGTTCCTATTCTGTTTTTTAATGTATTTCTTTTGATTCCTTTTTTATGACAGGTTATTCCATTTGACTCGTAAGCTCTCCACGACCGAATCAGTGCTTACCGCGGCTTGGCAAAGACGGGGTTTGCTGGCGTGCTTGCTATGGCCGTTATCGTTATTATTCTTGTGTATATCGGGATTACGTCGCATTTCGTATGTGATCGGCTTGCGTGCGAGTACGCGCTTGCCGGTTCCGATCATAGTGATTGGAAATATTTACGTCGGTGGTACAGGTAAGACGCCTTTGACCATCTGGCTGGTACAAGCCTTACGGCTGGCGGGATATACGCCTGGCGTGATTTCCCGTGGTTATGGTGTCAATCCCAGTGTTGAAACACGCGTGGTGTCGACGAATTCGGTTGCAGCGGAAGTCGGTGATGAACCCTTGTTGATTGCTCAGCGCGCGCAATGTCCCGTGGTGGTGGGTCGAAATCGGGTTGCAGCGGCGCAAGCATTGTTGCAGGCGCATCCGAAGGTGGATGTGATTTTATCCGACGATGGCTTACAGCATTATCGGTTACAGCGCGACATCGAAATTGTGCTGTTTGATAGCCGCGGACATGGTAACGGTTGGTTATTGCCAGCCGGTCCCTTGCGTGAAACGGCGTCCCGAAGGCGCGACTTTACAGTGGTGAACCTGGGACGAGCGGCAGTTTTGCCGACTTCATTGCCGCGCTCGGCGATCCGTATGCAGTTGATCGGCGAGGTCGCAGAGCGCCTGAGTGATCGCTCGCAGACTTTCCGCATCGCTGATTTTTCGACCAAACTGCCGGCACCTCGGATTCTGGCCGCTGCAGGAATTGGCAATCCTCAACGGTTTTTTAACATGTTGTCCGGCATGGGTTTGGTATTTCACTCCCTGTCGCTGCCGGATCATTACGATTTTTCGACGAATCCTTTTGCTGCACTGGATGCAGAGATCATACTGATCACCGAAAAGGATGCAGTAAAATGTAGTCAAATCAAAACCATCAAAAACGACCCGCGTTTGTGGGTTGTGCCCGTGACCGCGCAGATTGACGTCGCGCTGATACAACAAATTGTGGAGAAACTCCGTGGACACCCAACTGCTTGATATTTTAGTTTGCCCTATCTGTAAAGGGCCTTTGCAGCATGATAAAAAAGCACTAGAACTGATTTGCAACGCCGACAGGCTCGCTTTTCCGATTCGCGACGGCATCCCTATTATGTGGGCGGACCAGGCGCGGGATCTGAATAGTCCAGCTGACCTGGTGGTCTCGGACGGCGCGCCGTCATAGCTGATAGCCGCCCGACTGAATTTAGCTTTTCATTTTATTTAGCTTTTCGTTTGCGTCTGCTGTTGCGTGACTGCTCAGATAGCTTATCAAATAGTCCCTATAAAGATCGCCAATGTCCTTTACTGTCATTATTCCTGCGCGATTAGCATCGACCAGATTGCCAAATAAGCCTTTAGCTGATCTCGGCGGCAAGCCAATGATTGTGCGAGTCGCCGAGCGGGCGGCGCTCTCCGGCGCTGCTCAGGTCATCGTCGCAACTGATCATGTCGACATTTTGATTGCGTGTGAGAAATACGGGGTTGTCGCACGTTTAACGCGTTCTGATCACCCTTCTGGAACGGATCGGATTGCGGAAGTGGCAGCGGGTTTAGGATTGGCGGCACATGCCGTAGTGGTTAACGTTCAGGGCGATGAGCCGTTAATTGATCCAGAATTGATTGCAGCCACCGCCGCGCAGATTGTAGATGGCGTGCCCATGGCAACGGCAGCGCATGCAATTAATAGTGTCGCGGATGCCTTTAACACGAACGTAGTGAAGGTGGTTGTCAGTAAACATGGTCGTGCGTTGTATTTTTCTCGTGCAACTATTCCCTGGCACCGGGATGGGTTTGCGCAATCGCGACAATCGTTGCCCAGCGACTACGTACCATTACGGCATATCGGGCTGTACGCCTATAGCTACGCGTTTTTACAAACTTATCCGACACTGACGGTGTCGCCATTAGAACAAATTGAAGCGCTGGAACAGCTTCGCGTGTTGTGGCATGGCTTTCCGATTGCGGTCCATATCGCGCAGGACGCACCGGCCGCTGGCGTTGATACACCAGAAGACCTGGAGCGCGTGCGACAATTTTTCAAGGACTAATTTGTTAATGCGTCGCTGACTCAGCGGTTTCTTTATTGGCTAAAGTTGGTCTATGATTTTTCTTTAAATCAGCT is a genomic window of Glaciimonas sp. CA11.2 containing:
- a CDS encoding putative zinc-binding peptidase, yielding MKTFHCDKCKQQVFFENTLCFSCESTLGYQPEQRAVNSFELVEDNKWRSLNPADAGRLYKQCSNYVNQHVCNWMLDADDENEFCASCQLTVIIPSLLKEKNHLFWQRLESAKRRLLYSLWSLGLRPLTKQQDEERGLAFQFLEDGLSEEPVMTGHDNGLITINVIEADPSERERTREQMHEGYRTLLGHFRHESGHYYFDRLIAGTDWIDSYRELFGDERQDYAECLKLHYENGTPPDWEKNFISIYASSHPWEDWAETWAHYLHMIDTLETAHTCGLSLSPPKAAEPEMVISAPPLKIDSFEEIIGNWFALTYVLNSLNRSVGTPDSYPFKLSTPVQDKLHFVHRVVLAQVKAKEKANAKAKAKVQPKPKFEQESNPNPKPKPK
- a CDS encoding HD domain-containing protein, with amino-acid sequence MSNFIAGIHVPDSRMARDATQLVRDTETDLLFHHSTRVFLFGALTGERKKLKYDPELLYIGAMFHDMGLIETYSSKHDRFEVDGANAARDFLKGYGIGEADIEQVWDAIALHTTPGITQYKKPVVALVTAGVEMDVLGFAYSDFTDAQRNQIVQAHPRGLHFKDNIIDAFAKGTRHKPETTFGNIKADVLALKDPTYKRINFCSLILKSSWNDDNQNGICCNNPGHHKSV
- the kdsB gene encoding 3-deoxy-manno-octulosonate cytidylyltransferase, with translation MSFTVIIPARLASTRLPNKPLADLGGKPMIVRVAERAALSGAAQVIVATDHVDILIACEKYGVVARLTRSDHPSGTDRIAEVAAGLGLAAHAVVVNVQGDEPLIDPELIAATAAQIVDGVPMATAAHAINSVADAFNTNVVKVVVSKHGRALYFSRATIPWHRDGFAQSRQSLPSDYVPLRHIGLYAYSYAFLQTYPTLTVSPLEQIEALEQLRVLWHGFPIAVHIAQDAPAAGVDTPEDLERVRQFFKD
- the sodB gene encoding superoxide dismutase [Fe] — protein: MAYTLPPLPYELDALAPHISKETLEFHYGKHHQTYVTNLNNLVPGTEFETASLEDIVKKSSGGVFNNAAQIWNHTFYWNSLSPDGGGAPTGALADAINAKWGSFDNFKVELTKCAVGTFGSGWAWLVKKTDGSLDLVSTSNAATPLTTDAKPLLTVDVWEHAYYIDYRNARPKYLEAFWALANWDFAAANFA
- a CDS encoding mechanosensitive ion channel family protein is translated as MDFSFLSEIHQGPLRSGLIALTTAFVACLLAAILHRAGIFLLRRIAGNRPFTTNATIIAFRASQVCMLLFAIRIVLTGAPEDTPWLVPLSYLTSVGLILALTWLAMQCIKAVTVTVVNRNPADVIDNLKARRILTQTRVLARSAHFIVGLLGLGFVLLTLPGAKQFGASLLASAGVAGLVAGMAARPVLGNFIAGLQIAFSQPIRIDDVLIVKGEWGRVEEITGTFVVIRIWDERRMIVPLQWFIENPFENWTHNSSTILGTVFLWLDFVVPVPALRVEFERICKSSPLWDGRVCVLHITDVNERAMQVRLLTSAQDSGTAFDLRCIIREEMISFIAAHYPQALPRLRTALDPIEVKSSGRNNTDPLDTIIDGPPQQQSDQIAPIR
- the xseA gene encoding exodeoxyribonuclease VII large subunit translates to MLFAPPADSRVGSAPVLSVSALNQAVARMLERSFPLTWVSGEISNFTKAASGHWYFTLKDDGAQVRSVMFKGRAQHAGFTPREGDKVEVRALVTLYAPRGDYQLNVEAIRRAGAGNLYEAFLRLKEKLNAEGLFDPVRKRPIPQFVTCIGVVTSLQAAALRDILTALARRAPHVRVVIYPTPVQGEGAAEKIAKAINTASSRNECQVLLVCRGGGSIEDLWSFNDESVARAIAAATMPVISGVGHETDVTIADFTADVRAATPTAAAELAAIPRNDWLSLIASNAADMTRAVRRQLGETGQTLDWLTRRLVSPATTIGHERLKSQTLQTRLMHATTIPLRQSRYSLLHLRTRLTAQLPDTRRARILLLEQTRRLEHALTNQNKQSRVALKALNAQLELLNPQRTLERGYAIVTNAKGTVLRAPKELQPRQIVTIQLAEGSAKVGIDSVQPTFD
- a CDS encoding biopolymer transporter ExbD → MNFRKGRAREEIEINLIPFIDVLLVIVIFLMVTTTYSNLTTLKITLPTADAGKAIAEPFRITVAVTAQGQYAINKEQVSSRDAEALAQDLKTAAQSDPNKSKETPVIVINADAMSPHQTVINVLEAARLAGFEKVTFAAQAAAHK
- a CDS encoding Trm112 family protein is translated as MDTQLLDILVCPICKGPLQHDKKALELICNADRLAFPIRDGIPIMWADQARDLNSPADLVVSDGAPS
- a CDS encoding MotA/TolQ/ExbB proton channel family protein translates to MFAIIQAAGWPIWLLLCASVIATALIIERLVYLRRSRILPPQLLHEVILVYHNGRANAEVITNLENNSPLGRVLAAGLRNVDAPRDMMKEAIEEAGMATAHELARFLTTLGTIASLAPLMGLFGTVVGMIEIFGATNGAGTDPAQLGHGISVALYNTAFGIGIAMPTLVFYRHFRATIDSFIVAMEQQAIKFVDIVHGERK
- the lpxK gene encoding tetraacyldisaccharide 4'-kinase, which encodes MTRKLSTTESVLTAAWQRRGLLACLLWPLSLLFLCISGLRRISYVIGLRASTRLPVPIIVIGNIYVGGTGKTPLTIWLVQALRLAGYTPGVISRGYGVNPSVETRVVSTNSVAAEVGDEPLLIAQRAQCPVVVGRNRVAAAQALLQAHPKVDVILSDDGLQHYRLQRDIEIVLFDSRGHGNGWLLPAGPLRETASRRRDFTVVNLGRAAVLPTSLPRSAIRMQLIGEVAERLSDRSQTFRIADFSTKLPAPRILAAAGIGNPQRFFNMLSGMGLVFHSLSLPDHYDFSTNPFAALDAEIILITEKDAVKCSQIKTIKNDPRLWVVPVTAQIDVALIQQIVEKLRGHPTA